In Streptosporangiales bacterium, the following proteins share a genomic window:
- a CDS encoding Na+:solute symporter, whose amino-acid sequence MSTLDWSVVGGYFLVMLGIGLWAKARIRDASDFFTAGGKMPWWLSGISHHMSGYSSAVFVGYAAIAYTEGFVLYVWWAIGITFAMIAGSFLFAPRWPRLRQRLGIISPLEYLRVRYGLPTQQLLAWSGTVLKVFDVGAKWTAIALLLNVFAGVPLVWGVLLTGGVTLVYSTIGGLWADALTDLGQFLIQLVAGIVLFVATLTTLGGVSSLWTVWDRLPEGHAAPFNGQYTVLFVGAYLIINTLSYNGGTWNLAQRFIAAPTGSAAKRAALFSAGLYLVWPLVMFFPMWAAPLLLPNLDDPEQSYALLTQDLLPDGLVGLVLAGLFSHTMAMTGSDANAISSVVTRDIVPALWKGAKRMTSRAELILGRVSVFTFIAASMVIALTADSFGGVLGLIILWFGGLVGPIAVPMLFGMLPVFRRCGPSAAISSWAAGVAVFVLINFVLKGAIAALAPDMVTAISVAGPVLVALVVFVVLGAVRPWHDADSDAIVDALSSDEAAAAKPEPVEAATSG is encoded by the coding sequence ATGAGCACACTCGACTGGTCGGTCGTCGGTGGGTACTTCCTGGTCATGCTCGGTATCGGGCTGTGGGCCAAGGCACGGATCCGCGACGCGAGCGACTTCTTCACCGCCGGCGGCAAGATGCCGTGGTGGCTGTCCGGGATCTCCCACCACATGTCCGGGTACAGCTCGGCCGTCTTCGTCGGCTACGCGGCGATCGCGTACACCGAAGGGTTCGTGCTCTACGTGTGGTGGGCGATCGGCATCACGTTCGCGATGATCGCCGGGTCGTTCCTGTTCGCGCCCCGCTGGCCGCGGCTGCGGCAGCGGCTCGGCATCATCTCGCCGCTCGAGTACCTGCGGGTGAGGTACGGATTGCCGACGCAGCAGCTGCTCGCCTGGAGCGGGACGGTGCTGAAGGTGTTCGACGTCGGCGCGAAGTGGACCGCCATCGCGTTGCTGTTGAACGTGTTCGCCGGTGTGCCGTTGGTGTGGGGCGTACTGCTGACCGGCGGCGTCACGCTTGTCTACTCGACCATCGGCGGCCTGTGGGCGGACGCGCTCACCGACCTGGGGCAGTTCCTCATCCAGCTCGTCGCCGGCATCGTGCTGTTCGTCGCGACGCTCACCACGCTCGGCGGCGTTTCGTCGCTGTGGACGGTGTGGGACCGGCTGCCTGAAGGGCACGCGGCGCCGTTCAACGGCCAGTACACGGTGCTGTTCGTCGGCGCCTACCTGATCATCAACACGCTCTCGTACAACGGCGGCACCTGGAACCTCGCGCAGCGCTTCATCGCCGCGCCGACCGGCTCGGCCGCCAAGCGGGCGGCGCTGTTCTCCGCGGGTCTCTACCTGGTGTGGCCGCTGGTGATGTTCTTCCCGATGTGGGCGGCGCCGCTGCTGCTGCCGAACCTGGACGACCCGGAGCAGTCCTACGCGTTGCTGACCCAGGACCTGCTGCCCGACGGTCTGGTCGGACTCGTGCTCGCCGGCCTCTTCTCGCACACGATGGCGATGACGGGGTCCGACGCGAACGCCATCTCGTCGGTGGTGACGAGGGACATCGTGCCCGCGCTGTGGAAGGGTGCGAAGCGGATGACGTCGCGTGCCGAGCTGATCCTCGGCCGGGTCTCGGTGTTCACGTTCATCGCGGCGAGCATGGTGATCGCGTTGACGGCGGACAGCTTCGGCGGTGTGCTCGGCCTGATCATCCTGTGGTTCGGCGGCCTCGTCGGGCCGATCGCGGTGCCGATGCTGTTCGGCATGCTGCCGGTGTTCCGCCGGTGCGGTCCGAGCGCGGCGATCTCGTCCTGGGCGGCCGGTGTGGCGGTGTTCGTGCTCATCAACTTCGTGCTCAAGGGTGCGATCGCCGCGCTCGCGCCGGACATGGTGACGGCCATCTCCGTCGCAGGGCCGGTCCTCGTGGCGCTCGTGGTCTTCGTCGTGCTCGGCGCAGTGCGGCCGTGGCACGACGCGGACTCCGACGCGATCGTGGACGCCCTGTCGAGCGACGAGGCCGCCGCCGCGAAGCCGGAACCGGTCGAGGCTGCGACGAGTGGCTGA
- a CDS encoding alkaline ceramidase — protein MRVGAAVVDVTPPAGPPMAGFAARTSPATGTHDPLTVRAVCVDDTALVTVDVVGLHEDTCAEVRRCCPLPADRVVVHATHTHGGPASMPGRLGHDPDPGWLTDVVDTCIAALARALERQQPATLRAGYGADPSVARNRRRPDGPVDGLVPVAWFTSESGDVLAAVASYACHPVVLGADNTSWTADYPGVVRAELEACHPGAVALFVTGCAGDANHGHSAQASVSTAASPTRTFAEASRVGRLVAATVASAPCRHLPGEVRAASGDVRLDLDVFTSAQLQGAAQRWEAELARCEPTRAVLLEHWLSWARGVDTYSDWTGPVTVLRWGELRVVALPGEPFAAAALSVRAALADTGVIFVVGYSGGCPGYLPAREEYTYGGYEVQEAHRFYGLPGRFAADSLDRVVDHAVALARTV, from the coding sequence GTGAGGGTCGGCGCCGCGGTCGTGGACGTCACGCCGCCTGCCGGACCGCCGATGGCGGGATTCGCCGCCCGTACGTCGCCGGCGACAGGGACGCACGACCCGCTCACCGTGCGCGCGGTGTGCGTCGACGACACCGCACTCGTCACGGTGGACGTCGTCGGCCTGCACGAGGACACGTGCGCCGAGGTGCGCCGCTGTTGCCCACTGCCGGCCGACCGCGTGGTCGTGCACGCCACCCACACCCACGGCGGTCCGGCCAGCATGCCAGGCCGGCTGGGGCACGACCCCGACCCCGGCTGGCTGACGGATGTCGTGGATACGTGCATCGCCGCGCTAGCACGGGCACTGGAGCGGCAGCAACCGGCGACGCTGCGGGCCGGGTACGGCGCCGACCCCAGCGTGGCCCGCAACCGCCGGCGACCCGACGGTCCGGTGGACGGGCTGGTTCCGGTTGCCTGGTTCACGAGCGAGTCAGGCGATGTACTCGCGGCCGTCGCGTCGTACGCCTGCCATCCGGTGGTGCTCGGCGCGGACAACACCTCCTGGACAGCCGACTACCCGGGTGTCGTGCGTGCCGAGCTGGAGGCCTGCCATCCGGGTGCGGTCGCACTGTTCGTCACCGGCTGCGCCGGCGATGCCAACCACGGCCACTCGGCACAGGCGTCGGTCAGCACGGCAGCGTCGCCGACCCGCACCTTCGCCGAGGCGAGCCGGGTCGGCCGCCTGGTGGCGGCGACAGTAGCCAGCGCGCCGTGCCGGCACCTGCCTGGTGAGGTGCGCGCGGCGAGCGGCGACGTCCGGCTGGATCTCGATGTGTTCACATCCGCGCAGTTGCAGGGGGCGGCGCAACGGTGGGAGGCGGAGCTGGCGCGCTGTGAGCCCACCCGCGCGGTGCTGCTCGAGCACTGGCTGAGCTGGGCACGCGGCGTCGACACGTACTCGGACTGGACCGGCCCCGTGACGGTACTGCGCTGGGGCGAGCTGCGTGTGGTGGCCCTGCCGGGCGAACCGTTCGCCGCGGCCGCGCTGTCCGTACGCGCCGCGCTGGCCGACACCGGGGTAATCTTCGTCGTCGGCTACTCCGGTGGCTGCCCCGGCTACCTACCCGCCCGCGAGGAGTACACCTACGGCGGTTACGAGGTGCAGGAGGCGCACCGCTTCTACGGCCTGCCCGGCCGCTTCGCCGCAGACTCCCTGGACCGCGTCGTCGACCATGCGGTGGCACTGGCGCGCACTGTCTAG
- a CDS encoding LLM class flavin-dependent oxidoreductase, with translation MSTKNDAAESVKFGIALTNQHPVGRDQREALDEQLQLLRSARDSGWDSVFAAQHYLSDPLTHIQPLPYLARLAAEAGEMEVGIGILLLALHNPIEVAENYASLDVVCGGRLIFGVGLGYRQEEYDAFGISVRERVRRLEHNLDLVRRLWAGETVDADLPWCRLRGARLTLRPVNESGPPVWMAANNDGAVERAGRLADTWMINPHATAATIERQIALFRQARRDACRPEHVGLPLSREIFCAPTRAEATERARPFLQRKYETYSAWGQDQVMPANESFDLPFEQLADDRFVIGTPDDCIRLLLPWRQLGVDHFVLRTCWSGMPVADALHSIDLLTREVLPALRYG, from the coding sequence ATCAGCACGAAGAACGACGCCGCCGAGTCAGTCAAGTTCGGTATCGCCCTGACCAACCAGCATCCCGTCGGGCGAGACCAGCGGGAGGCACTCGACGAGCAGCTGCAGCTGCTGCGCAGCGCCCGCGATTCTGGGTGGGACTCGGTATTCGCGGCGCAACACTACCTATCCGACCCGCTCACCCACATCCAGCCGTTGCCGTACCTCGCGCGGCTGGCTGCGGAGGCCGGCGAGATGGAGGTGGGCATCGGCATCCTGCTGCTCGCGTTGCACAACCCGATCGAGGTGGCCGAGAACTACGCATCGCTCGACGTGGTGTGCGGCGGCAGGCTCATCTTCGGGGTCGGCCTCGGCTACCGACAGGAGGAGTACGACGCGTTCGGGATCTCGGTTCGAGAGCGGGTGCGGCGGCTGGAGCACAACCTGGACCTGGTGCGACGGCTGTGGGCGGGTGAAACGGTCGACGCGGACCTGCCGTGGTGTCGACTGCGCGGCGCGCGGCTGACGCTGCGCCCGGTCAACGAATCCGGCCCGCCCGTGTGGATGGCGGCGAACAACGACGGCGCGGTGGAACGAGCCGGTCGCCTGGCCGACACCTGGATGATCAACCCGCACGCGACCGCGGCGACGATCGAGCGGCAGATCGCGTTGTTCAGGCAGGCCCGAAGGGACGCCTGCCGCCCCGAGCACGTCGGGCTGCCGCTGTCCCGCGAGATCTTCTGCGCGCCGACCAGAGCGGAGGCCACGGAGCGCGCACGGCCCTTCCTGCAGCGCAAGTACGAGACGTACAGCGCCTGGGGGCAGGACCAGGTGATGCCGGCCAACGAGTCGTTCGACCTGCCGTTCGAGCAACTGGCGGACGACCGGTTCGTCATCGGTACGCCCGACGACTGCATCCGACTGCTGTTGCCCTGGCGACAGCTCGGTGTCGACCACTTCGTGTTGCGCACCTGCTGGTCGGGGATGCCGGTTGCCGATGCACTGCATTCGATCGACCTGCTCACCCGCGAGGTCCTCCCGGCCCTCCGCTACGGCTAG
- a CDS encoding helix-turn-helix domain-containing protein, whose protein sequence is MQNVINCFRVLEAVAEHQPVGVSELARLLGMPRTSVFRCLQTLQQAEWLAPLGHDDTRWRVTARALTIARASPERGLREAALPVLQRLRDETDETVYLTVRDGYGAVLVERLDSNRSVRTFYPLYGRMPLHGPSNAKAILAHLSEEEIDEVMTAGLDRYTDTTQCQPDALRADITATRERGYSINLAEWRPEVCGIGAAILDPTMRPVGGTSISMPAFRFDEDDIARYGSLVAAAAAEIAHRLYSV, encoded by the coding sequence TTGCAGAATGTGATCAACTGCTTTCGTGTGCTCGAGGCGGTCGCAGAACACCAGCCGGTCGGTGTATCCGAGCTAGCGCGGCTCCTCGGCATGCCCCGCACGAGCGTCTTCCGCTGCCTGCAGACACTTCAACAGGCCGAGTGGCTGGCGCCCCTGGGGCATGACGACACGCGATGGCGTGTCACGGCGCGAGCACTGACGATCGCCCGGGCCTCTCCGGAGCGAGGACTGCGGGAGGCCGCCCTGCCCGTGTTGCAGCGCCTCCGTGACGAAACCGACGAGACCGTCTACCTCACCGTTCGAGATGGGTACGGCGCGGTGCTCGTCGAACGACTCGACAGCAACAGGTCGGTACGAACGTTCTACCCGCTCTACGGCCGGATGCCGCTGCACGGCCCGTCCAACGCCAAGGCAATCCTTGCCCATCTCAGCGAGGAAGAGATCGACGAAGTCATGACCGCAGGCCTGGATCGGTACACCGACACTACCCAGTGCCAACCTGATGCGCTCCGCGCCGACATCACCGCCACCCGCGAGCGCGGCTACTCCATCAATCTCGCCGAGTGGCGACCCGAGGTTTGCGGAATCGGCGCCGCCATCCTGGACCCGACCATGCGTCCTGTCGGCGGCACCAGCATCTCCATGCCTGCCTTCCGGTTCGACGAAGACGACATCGCCCGGTACGGCAGCCTGGTCGCAGCGGCCGCGGCGGAAATCGCCCACCGCCTGTACAGCGTATGA
- a CDS encoding TRAP transporter large permease subunit: MEFSAIALFVTLFLLLLTSVPISIALGLTTLLYIFYFTTLPMPQISDTLFNGINSFPLMAIPFFILAANLMVEGGIARRLVAAANAVVGRFPGGLGVTAVASCIFFAAISGSSAATVVAVGTLLIPSMIRAGYPKPFSTGLVATSGGLGILIPPSVPLIVYGVVTETSIGDLFLAGVVPGLLTGVLLIALVIFLAWRRKLAADTLSISRSERVKALRDAFLGMLLPIFVLGGIYGGIFTPTEAAAMAVCYTFVVSKFVYREISFKDVGAILVRSARMSAMVMFIIANAILFTFVLSLERIPGKIAAFLIDLDLSPWLFLLMVNLLFIAVGVFMDAIGAILILAPILYPIAMKLGVDPVHFGIIIVMNFEIGAITPPLGINLFVASGISGMPVLRVARAAVPWACVLLLALALVTYIPDIALSLVGR, translated from the coding sequence ATGGAGTTCTCCGCGATCGCGCTGTTCGTGACTCTCTTTCTCCTCCTCCTGACCTCGGTGCCCATCTCCATTGCGCTGGGACTCACCACGCTCCTTTACATCTTCTACTTCACGACGCTGCCGATGCCGCAGATCAGCGACACGTTGTTCAATGGGATCAACTCGTTTCCGCTGATGGCGATACCGTTCTTCATCCTGGCCGCCAACCTGATGGTCGAAGGTGGGATCGCGCGACGATTGGTGGCAGCGGCGAACGCTGTGGTCGGTCGCTTTCCCGGCGGCCTCGGCGTAACAGCGGTTGCGAGCTGCATCTTTTTCGCTGCCATCTCGGGCTCCAGCGCTGCGACGGTGGTGGCCGTCGGTACGCTCCTCATACCGAGCATGATCCGAGCCGGCTACCCCAAGCCTTTCTCGACCGGACTCGTCGCCACCAGCGGCGGGCTCGGCATCCTGATCCCGCCTTCCGTGCCCTTGATCGTGTACGGCGTCGTCACCGAGACGAGTATCGGGGACCTCTTCCTGGCCGGGGTGGTGCCTGGGCTCCTCACTGGTGTCTTGCTCATCGCGCTTGTCATATTCCTGGCGTGGAGACGCAAGCTGGCCGCCGACACACTCTCGATCAGCAGATCGGAGCGGGTGAAGGCACTGCGTGACGCCTTTCTCGGGATGCTGCTCCCGATCTTCGTGCTCGGCGGGATCTATGGAGGCATCTTCACGCCGACCGAGGCTGCGGCGATGGCTGTCTGCTACACCTTCGTGGTATCGAAGTTCGTTTACCGGGAGATCAGCTTCAAGGACGTCGGCGCGATTCTGGTGCGTTCGGCCCGCATGTCGGCCATGGTCATGTTCATCATAGCGAACGCCATCCTGTTCACGTTCGTGCTGTCGCTCGAGCGGATCCCGGGCAAGATAGCGGCATTTCTGATCGACCTCGACCTCTCGCCCTGGCTCTTCCTCCTGATGGTCAACCTGCTGTTCATTGCGGTGGGTGTCTTCATGGATGCCATCGGTGCCATCCTGATCCTTGCGCCGATCCTGTACCCGATAGCCATGAAGTTGGGAGTCGACCCCGTCCACTTCGGAATCATCATCGTCATGAACTTCGAGATCGGCGCCATTACCCCGCCGCTGGGAATCAACCTCTTCGTGGCCAGCGGGATATCGGGAATGCCGGTTCTCCGTGTCGCGCGTGCCGCGGTCCCCTGGGCATGCGTGCTGCTGCTCGCGCTCGCACTCGTGACCTACATCCCGGACATCGCGCTGAGTCTGGTCGGCAGATGA
- a CDS encoding DctP family TRAP transporter solute-binding subunit, translating to MKRNPARLTRQDFLKLGAGAAGAALLGTTGCGARGAGQDAAGEFTIRLSHVVTPKTPKGKASLKFKEVLEKSTDGRITVEVHPNSELYGDPDELKALKSGGVEMIAPASSKLTDIAPQLLVLDLPFLVDGSADVPKITARDSSVGKSIYTNKDLADNNIKVLGLWDNGLYQITSNKAVRTPDDLRGQRIRITPSDLIQACWKKWGAKTTPMDFAEVFTALQQGTVDGQFNPYSNIEAERFHEVQKYLTVSEHGYLTYPLAINNKFFEKLPDDLQKAVVDAAAEASTYNREIADKVNEKARKDIEDAGTTEIIELSAEERKVFKDAVVPSVWNEFADVIGEDIIDELLSR from the coding sequence ATGAAGAGGAATCCAGCCCGTCTCACCCGCCAAGACTTCCTGAAGCTCGGCGCCGGGGCTGCCGGGGCGGCGCTACTTGGCACGACAGGATGTGGTGCTCGGGGCGCGGGCCAGGACGCCGCCGGCGAGTTCACCATTCGGCTGTCCCACGTCGTCACACCGAAGACGCCCAAAGGCAAGGCATCCCTGAAGTTCAAGGAAGTCCTCGAAAAGAGCACAGACGGGCGGATTACCGTCGAGGTACACCCCAACTCGGAGCTCTACGGTGACCCGGACGAGCTGAAGGCGCTGAAGAGCGGGGGCGTGGAGATGATCGCGCCGGCGAGCTCGAAGCTCACGGACATCGCACCGCAGCTCCTGGTGCTCGACTTGCCCTTCCTCGTCGACGGCAGCGCCGACGTACCAAAGATAACGGCGCGGGACTCTTCGGTGGGCAAGAGCATCTACACGAACAAGGATCTCGCCGACAACAACATCAAGGTACTGGGCCTCTGGGACAACGGCCTGTACCAGATAACCTCGAACAAGGCTGTACGAACCCCGGACGATCTGCGTGGACAGCGCATCCGCATCACCCCCTCGGACCTCATCCAGGCATGCTGGAAGAAGTGGGGAGCAAAGACCACACCCATGGACTTCGCAGAGGTGTTCACCGCTTTGCAGCAAGGGACCGTGGACGGGCAGTTCAACCCTTACTCCAACATCGAGGCCGAGCGATTCCACGAGGTCCAGAAGTATCTGACGGTGTCGGAGCACGGTTATCTGACCTATCCACTCGCGATCAACAACAAGTTCTTCGAGAAGCTGCCCGACGATCTTCAGAAGGCAGTCGTGGACGCCGCGGCCGAGGCTTCCACCTACAACCGGGAGATAGCGGACAAGGTGAACGAAAAGGCCAGGAAAGACATCGAAGACGCTGGCACCACTGAGATCATCGAGCTGTCGGCCGAGGAACGGAAGGTCTTCAAGGACGCCGTCGTTCCCAGCGTCTGGAACGAGTTTGCCGACGTCATAGGTGAAGACATCATCGATGAGCTGCTGAGCCGGTAG
- a CDS encoding N-acylglucosamine 2-epimerase encodes MRETYQRHLCDDVLAWWLANGPDPDHGGVLTCWDNAGERLVSTDKYTWSQGRWAWLATAVARAADEGVLDVDPQPYRDTAVRTAEFVMRHALLPDGTSAYVTDRQGTPGEHLSVFADLFAALGFAGVARLGDPAWGELADDVLASAAERIRAGSYRAEPYPVPQGHRSFALPMILVGVGENVHRATGSAASADVVRDAAAEVARTFRDGADIVEMPGPAGGLLTRHRTPGHVLEALWFLHHAGDLVDGWLPADLADVAAHALTLGWDTTHGGLLRYTDRDGGEPRGARTDDGYEALVIRTWDIKLWWPHAEALYTTALLGLWEWHERLRAYTFGTFPAGPGQEWVQIRNRRGEPLAETVALPVKDPFHVARALLLLVQMLHDETTEVR; translated from the coding sequence CTGCGGGAGACGTACCAGCGGCACCTGTGCGACGACGTGCTCGCGTGGTGGCTCGCGAACGGTCCTGACCCCGACCATGGTGGCGTGCTCACCTGCTGGGACAACGCCGGCGAGCGACTGGTCTCGACGGACAAGTACACCTGGTCGCAGGGCCGGTGGGCGTGGCTCGCGACCGCGGTGGCACGCGCTGCGGACGAGGGTGTGCTGGACGTCGACCCGCAGCCGTACCGCGACACGGCGGTGCGTACCGCCGAGTTCGTCATGCGGCACGCGTTGCTGCCCGACGGCACCAGCGCGTACGTGACTGACAGGCAGGGCACGCCGGGTGAGCACCTGAGTGTGTTCGCCGACCTGTTCGCCGCGCTCGGCTTCGCCGGGGTCGCACGGCTCGGCGACCCGGCGTGGGGTGAGCTCGCCGACGACGTGCTTGCCTCGGCGGCGGAGCGGATCCGTGCGGGCAGCTACCGTGCCGAGCCGTACCCGGTGCCGCAGGGACACCGGTCGTTCGCACTGCCGATGATCCTCGTCGGTGTCGGCGAGAACGTGCACCGCGCCACCGGCTCCGCAGCGTCCGCGGACGTGGTGCGCGACGCGGCGGCCGAGGTCGCCCGTACGTTCCGCGACGGCGCCGACATCGTGGAGATGCCAGGACCGGCCGGTGGCCTGCTCACCAGGCACCGCACGCCGGGGCACGTGCTCGAAGCGCTGTGGTTCCTGCACCACGCCGGTGACCTGGTCGACGGCTGGCTACCGGCGGACCTGGCCGACGTCGCCGCGCACGCCCTGACACTCGGCTGGGACACCACACACGGCGGCCTGCTGAGGTACACAGACCGCGACGGTGGCGAGCCGCGCGGTGCCAGGACCGATGACGGGTACGAGGCCCTGGTGATTCGTACCTGGGACATCAAGCTGTGGTGGCCGCACGCCGAAGCGCTCTACACCACCGCCCTGCTTGGCCTGTGGGAGTGGCACGAGCGGCTGCGCGCGTACACGTTCGGCACCTTCCCGGCGGGCCCGGGGCAGGAGTGGGTGCAGATCAGGAACCGCAGGGGAGAGCCGTTGGCGGAGACCGTGGCGCTGCCGGTGAAGGACCCGTTCCACGTGGCGAGGGCACTGCTGCTGCTCGTCCAGATGTTGCACGACGAGACGACGGAGGTTCGATGA
- a CDS encoding glucosamine-6-phosphate deaminase: MTGEATLQSPRVRVLADRDELGRVAAHDVAAEIRQRLAGQEQVRMVLAAAPSQQETLLRLRDEPGIDWTRVTSFHMDEYLELSPEAPERFGNWLRHTFFDHVPLRAAHLIEPGTDPDGCARRYAELLAEAPIDVVCIGIGVNGHLAFNDPPVADLADPLDVKVVELDHECRMQQVTDECFDTLDEVPHAAVTLTVPRLLAADRLFCMVPGRGKRHAVRQALTGPIGAQCPATALRTHPDCMLYLDEEAAPDDV; encoded by the coding sequence ATGACGGGGGAAGCCACCCTGCAGTCCCCGCGAGTGCGGGTGCTCGCCGACAGGGACGAGCTCGGCAGGGTCGCGGCGCACGACGTCGCCGCCGAGATCAGGCAGCGGCTCGCCGGCCAGGAGCAGGTGCGCATGGTGCTCGCCGCTGCGCCAAGCCAGCAGGAGACGCTGCTGCGACTGCGCGACGAGCCGGGTATCGACTGGACCCGGGTCACCTCGTTCCACATGGACGAGTACCTCGAGCTGTCGCCCGAGGCCCCGGAACGGTTCGGCAACTGGCTGCGCCACACGTTCTTCGACCACGTGCCGCTGCGCGCCGCGCATCTGATCGAGCCAGGCACCGACCCGGACGGTTGCGCGCGGCGGTACGCGGAGCTGCTCGCCGAGGCGCCGATCGACGTGGTATGCATCGGCATCGGCGTCAACGGGCACCTCGCGTTCAACGACCCGCCGGTCGCCGACCTCGCCGACCCGCTGGACGTGAAGGTCGTGGAGCTCGACCACGAGTGCCGGATGCAGCAGGTGACCGACGAGTGCTTCGACACGCTCGACGAGGTGCCGCACGCCGCGGTCACGCTCACCGTCCCGCGACTGCTCGCGGCGGACCGGCTGTTCTGCATGGTGCCAGGTCGCGGCAAACGGCATGCTGTGCGGCAGGCTCTCACCGGCCCGATCGGTGCGCAGTGCCCGGCCACGGCGCTGCGTACCCATCCCGACTGCATGCTGTACCTGGACGAGGAGGCGGCACCCGATGACGTCTGA
- a CDS encoding MmgE/PrpD family protein, whose amino-acid sequence MSDTESVAVTRSLAEYASSADLCDMPEDVAEIARRSLVDTVGVTIAARGDDAVGILRTTLGGELPPGDATVLTDGTLTNARTAALVNATAGHALDYDDVTDLTYGHPSVVLWPALLAAAETGRRTGRELLEAFVIGFQVQCAVASGMAVRTHYGRGWHSTATIGVLGAAAGVARLHGLDVDQTRCALGLAASMAGGSRQNFGTMTKPLHPGLAARDAVFAADLAGNGFTADPDQLESALGYFAMFGDSNDLTAVEKTLQTPWALTAEGLSVKKYACCYCTHRTADATIDLVHEDGVDAGEVRSVQLTLEPAGFDPLIHHRPTTGLQGKFSAEYVIAAALLDKRVTLATFTDDAVQRPEAQQLLRKVEVDEQERPPVGPAQWEQAYAVVQVDTARGPVTKRVDVPRGDRRAPLDRDGIEVKFRDCVEFSGSGIDADALLTQLWNFDTSTAFRGFDAVRSAGTAA is encoded by the coding sequence ATGTCCGATACCGAGTCAGTCGCGGTGACGAGGTCTCTCGCGGAGTATGCAAGCTCAGCGGACCTCTGCGACATGCCCGAGGACGTGGCCGAGATCGCACGTCGGTCGCTGGTGGACACCGTCGGCGTCACCATCGCCGCGCGCGGCGACGACGCGGTCGGCATCCTGCGCACCACCCTCGGCGGCGAGCTGCCACCGGGAGACGCCACAGTCCTCACCGACGGCACCCTGACGAACGCGCGGACCGCCGCTCTGGTCAATGCCACGGCCGGTCACGCGCTCGACTACGACGACGTCACCGACCTCACCTACGGGCATCCGAGCGTCGTGCTCTGGCCGGCGTTGCTCGCTGCCGCGGAAACCGGCCGGCGCACCGGTCGCGAGCTGCTCGAAGCGTTCGTGATCGGCTTCCAGGTGCAGTGCGCGGTCGCATCGGGCATGGCAGTGCGCACGCACTACGGTCGCGGCTGGCACTCGACGGCGACGATCGGCGTGCTCGGCGCAGCCGCCGGCGTGGCCAGGTTGCACGGGCTCGACGTCGACCAGACCAGGTGCGCGCTCGGCCTCGCCGCGTCGATGGCCGGCGGCAGCCGACAGAACTTCGGCACCATGACCAAGCCACTGCACCCCGGCCTTGCCGCGCGCGACGCCGTCTTCGCGGCCGACCTGGCCGGCAACGGTTTCACCGCGGATCCCGACCAGCTGGAGTCGGCACTCGGCTACTTCGCGATGTTCGGCGACAGCAACGATCTGACAGCAGTCGAGAAGACCCTGCAGACACCGTGGGCGCTGACTGCTGAAGGGCTCAGCGTGAAGAAGTACGCCTGTTGCTACTGCACGCACCGCACCGCGGACGCGACCATCGACCTCGTTCACGAGGACGGCGTCGACGCGGGCGAAGTGCGCAGCGTGCAGCTCACCCTCGAACCCGCCGGCTTCGACCCGCTCATCCACCACCGGCCGACGACCGGCCTGCAAGGCAAGTTCAGCGCGGAGTACGTGATCGCCGCGGCACTGCTCGACAAGCGAGTCACCCTGGCCACGTTCACCGACGACGCGGTACAACGTCCCGAGGCGCAGCAGTTGTTGCGGAAGGTGGAGGTAGACGAGCAAGAGCGCCCACCGGTAGGGCCAGCGCAGTGGGAGCAGGCGTACGCCGTCGTCCAGGTCGACACGGCGCGCGGACCTGTGACCAAACGCGTCGACGTACCTCGCGGAGACCGGCGTGCGCCGCTGGACCGCGACGGCATCGAGGTGAAGTTCAGGGACTGCGTCGAGTTCTCCGGGTCCGGCATCGACGCGGATGCCCTACTGACCCAACTCTGGAACTTCGACACCTCGACCGCGTTCCGCGGCTTCGACGCGGTCCGGTCCGCCGGGACGGCAGCGTGA
- a CDS encoding TRAP transporter small permease subunit, which produces MSRFDRVLTWIENGIAGGAIGGAAVVAIVQVVLRYGFNEIIFWSEEVVIYLVILSTFVGAVVALRHNEHVGVNLFTVILKERGRRVLAAVAGLLVALYCGVFAVLGWSMITETSSQNLVTPAMKMPIWVVQLALPVGLTLMFARALEMVYRVLRYGRGRPEAEKEEHGEDVR; this is translated from the coding sequence ATGTCCCGGTTCGATCGGGTCTTGACGTGGATCGAGAACGGCATTGCCGGAGGGGCGATCGGGGGCGCCGCCGTCGTAGCGATAGTACAAGTGGTTCTGCGTTACGGATTCAACGAGATCATCTTCTGGTCGGAGGAGGTGGTCATCTATCTGGTCATTCTCTCCACATTTGTCGGAGCCGTCGTAGCGCTGCGCCACAATGAACACGTGGGCGTGAACCTCTTCACGGTGATTCTCAAGGAGCGTGGAAGAAGGGTTCTGGCCGCCGTGGCCGGTCTGCTCGTGGCTCTCTACTGTGGAGTGTTCGCAGTGCTCGGCTGGTCGATGATCACTGAGACTTCGTCGCAGAATCTGGTCACGCCTGCGATGAAGATGCCGATCTGGGTCGTTCAGCTGGCGTTGCCAGTTGGTCTCACGCTGATGTTCGCACGCGCGCTGGAGATGGTGTACCGCGTCCTCCGATACGGGCGAGGTAGGCCCGAAGCGGAGAAGGAGGAGCACGGGGAGGACGTGCGCTGA